A genomic segment from Microbacterium sp. SORGH_AS_0428 encodes:
- a CDS encoding lysophospholipid acyltransferase family protein, which yields MFYWLMKYIVIGPIVKAIFRPWIVGRRNIPANGAAILASNHLSFADSIFLPLMIDRPMTFLAKSDYFTGRGIKGWATRVFFKATGQIPIDRSGGKASEGSLNTGLQVLGRGDLLGIYPEGTRSPDGRLYRGRTGIARMALEARVPVIPVVMVDTDTVMPIGRRLPRIGRVGIVIGEPLDFSRFAGMEGDRYVLRSVTDEIMVALQRLGAQRYDDVYASTVKDRLATSSSRGLDTPAASLD from the coding sequence ATGTTCTACTGGCTGATGAAGTACATCGTGATCGGACCGATCGTGAAGGCGATCTTCCGTCCGTGGATCGTGGGCCGGCGCAACATCCCCGCAAACGGCGCGGCCATCCTCGCCAGCAACCACCTGTCCTTCGCCGACTCGATCTTCCTGCCGCTGATGATCGACCGGCCGATGACCTTTCTCGCGAAGAGCGACTACTTCACCGGCCGCGGCATCAAGGGCTGGGCGACGCGAGTGTTCTTCAAGGCGACGGGGCAGATCCCCATCGATCGCTCGGGCGGCAAGGCCTCGGAGGGCTCGCTCAACACGGGTCTGCAGGTGCTCGGCAGGGGTGACCTGCTGGGCATCTACCCGGAGGGGACGCGCAGCCCCGACGGACGCCTGTACCGCGGGCGCACGGGCATCGCGCGCATGGCGCTGGAGGCCCGCGTCCCCGTCATCCCGGTCGTGATGGTGGACACCGACACCGTGATGCCCATCGGCCGGCGCCTGCCGCGCATCGGTCGCGTCGGCATCGTGATCGGCGAGCCGCTGGATTTCTCGCGGTTCGCGGGGATGGAGGGCGACCGCTACGTCCTCCGGTCGGTCACCGACGAGATCATGGTCGCCCTGCAACGCCTGGGCGCGCAGCGTTACGACGACGTCTACGCATCCACGGTCAAAGACCGCCTGGCGACGTCCTCGTCACGCGGGCTCGACACGCCCGCGGCGTCGCTAGACTGA
- a CDS encoding ROK family glucokinase, whose translation MFAVGIDIGGTKIAGGVVDERGVIVRRARVATPTDVTGIEVAVSQMITELSAGEQIVAGVAAAGFIDRERSTVYFAPNIAWRDEPLRERIEQRTGARVHIENDANAAGWAEYRFGAGEDLRDVVMLTLGTGVGGAVVVDGNLLSGGHGVAAELGHMRLVPEGRTCGCGQRGCLEVYGSGRALQLEAREIAVDAEFGIGARLAAASREEGGLTGSAISRLVQQGDPGALEALRRIAVAVGTACGGLAAILDPERFVIGGGVSQLGDVLLEPMREAFAAAMPAYGYRPVADFQVARLTNDAGVIGVADLARRRAVAGG comes from the coding sequence GTGTTCGCAGTGGGAATCGACATCGGCGGAACGAAGATCGCCGGTGGCGTGGTCGACGAGCGCGGCGTGATCGTGCGCAGGGCGCGTGTCGCGACCCCCACGGACGTGACGGGCATCGAGGTCGCCGTGTCGCAGATGATCACGGAGCTGTCGGCGGGCGAGCAGATCGTGGCCGGCGTCGCGGCTGCCGGTTTCATCGACCGGGAGCGTTCGACCGTGTACTTCGCTCCCAACATCGCCTGGCGCGACGAACCCCTGCGCGAGCGGATCGAGCAGCGCACCGGCGCGCGCGTGCACATCGAGAACGATGCGAACGCGGCAGGCTGGGCGGAGTACCGCTTCGGTGCCGGCGAGGATCTGCGCGATGTCGTGATGCTGACGCTCGGCACCGGGGTGGGCGGCGCTGTCGTGGTCGACGGCAATCTGCTCTCCGGCGGTCACGGCGTGGCCGCGGAGCTCGGTCACATGCGCCTGGTTCCCGAGGGGCGCACGTGCGGATGCGGTCAGCGCGGCTGCCTCGAGGTGTACGGATCGGGTCGCGCTCTCCAGCTCGAGGCGCGTGAGATCGCCGTCGACGCGGAGTTCGGCATCGGTGCGCGCCTGGCGGCGGCCTCGCGTGAGGAGGGCGGGCTCACCGGATCCGCCATCTCCCGACTCGTCCAGCAGGGCGATCCCGGCGCGCTCGAAGCGCTGCGCCGCATCGCGGTGGCCGTCGGCACGGCGTGCGGCGGGCTCGCCGCCATCCTCGACCCGGAGCGCTTCGTCATCGGCGGGGGAGTGTCCCAGCTCGGCGACGTGCTGCTGGAGCCGATGCGTGAGGCTTTCGCCGCCGCCATGCCCGCGTATGGTTATCGTCCGGTCGCCGATTTCCAGGTGGCCCGTCTCACGAACGACGCCGGTGTCATCGGTGTCGCGGATCTGGCACGACGTCGGGCGGTCGCAGGGGGCTGA
- a CDS encoding AMP-dependent synthetase/ligase, with protein MSATVFEVPAIVPADPHANVSDLLVERVRATPDRPLFAVPDGDGWRDITAREFERQVVSLAKGFVSAGVAPGDKVGFLARTTYDWTLVDFALFYAGAVMVPIYETSSPSQIEWILSDSGAVACLVETAEHAARLAEVRDKLPLVRSSWQMFAGDLDTMITAGSAVPDEEIERRRALAESADIATLIYTSGSTGRPKGCVLTHGNFVELARNSATSLKEVVNTPGASTVLFITTAHVFARFISILNIHAGVKTGHQPDTKQLLPALGSFKPTFLLAVPRVFEKVYNSAEQKAEAGGKGKIFRSAAQVAIDHSAYLQDGRRIPLGMKIKFALFDKLVYSKLRDAMGGQVRYAVSGSAPLGPRLGHFFHSLGVHILEGYGLTETTAPATVNLATRSKIGTVGPAIPGVGIRLAEDGEIQVRGVNVFKEYWQNPEATAAAFDGDWFKTGDLGSLDEDGYLTITGRKKEIIVTAGGKNVAPAALEDPIRANPIIGQVVVVGDQKPFISALVTLDPEMLPTWLENNGRPKDLTLAQAAHDPAVRAEVQQAIDKANAGVSRAESIRKFVILPTEWTEASGHLTPKLSIKRNVILADFADDVEQLYRAPEETTQNVPLP; from the coding sequence ATGAGCGCAACAGTGTTCGAAGTGCCCGCGATCGTCCCCGCCGACCCGCACGCCAATGTGAGCGACCTGCTCGTGGAGCGCGTGCGCGCGACTCCCGACCGCCCGCTGTTCGCCGTCCCCGACGGAGACGGTTGGCGCGACATCACGGCACGGGAGTTCGAGCGCCAGGTCGTCTCGCTCGCGAAGGGCTTCGTCTCGGCGGGCGTGGCGCCCGGCGACAAGGTGGGCTTCCTCGCCCGCACGACCTACGACTGGACCCTGGTCGACTTCGCGCTGTTCTACGCGGGGGCCGTCATGGTGCCGATCTACGAGACGAGCTCGCCGAGCCAGATCGAATGGATCCTCTCCGACTCCGGCGCGGTGGCCTGCCTCGTCGAGACGGCCGAGCACGCGGCCCGCCTTGCCGAGGTGCGCGACAAGCTCCCCCTCGTGCGCTCCTCGTGGCAGATGTTCGCCGGCGACCTGGACACGATGATCACGGCCGGCTCCGCCGTGCCCGACGAAGAGATCGAGCGCCGGCGCGCTCTCGCCGAATCCGCCGACATCGCCACGCTCATCTACACGTCGGGATCGACCGGCCGGCCCAAGGGATGCGTGCTGACGCACGGCAACTTCGTCGAGCTCGCGCGCAACTCCGCAACGTCGTTGAAGGAGGTCGTCAACACCCCCGGCGCCTCCACCGTCCTGTTCATCACGACGGCGCACGTGTTCGCGCGCTTCATCTCGATCCTCAACATCCACGCGGGCGTGAAGACGGGCCACCAGCCCGACACGAAGCAGCTGCTGCCCGCGCTCGGCTCCTTCAAGCCGACCTTCCTACTCGCCGTCCCGCGCGTTTTCGAGAAGGTCTACAACTCGGCGGAGCAGAAGGCGGAGGCCGGAGGCAAGGGCAAGATCTTCCGCTCGGCCGCACAGGTCGCGATCGATCACTCCGCCTACCTGCAGGACGGGCGGCGCATCCCCCTCGGCATGAAGATCAAGTTCGCGCTGTTCGACAAGCTGGTCTACAGCAAGCTCCGCGACGCCATGGGAGGCCAGGTGCGCTACGCCGTGTCCGGTTCCGCGCCCCTCGGTCCGCGCCTCGGCCACTTCTTCCACAGCCTCGGCGTGCACATCCTCGAGGGTTACGGCCTGACCGAGACAACCGCGCCCGCCACCGTGAATCTCGCCACACGGTCCAAGATCGGCACCGTCGGCCCCGCGATCCCCGGCGTCGGCATCCGACTCGCGGAGGACGGTGAGATCCAGGTCCGCGGCGTGAACGTGTTCAAGGAGTACTGGCAGAACCCGGAGGCGACCGCTGCGGCGTTCGACGGCGACTGGTTCAAGACCGGAGACCTCGGCTCGCTCGATGAAGACGGCTACCTGACGATCACCGGCCGTAAGAAGGAGATCATCGTCACCGCCGGCGGCAAGAACGTCGCACCCGCCGCCCTCGAGGACCCGATCCGGGCCAATCCGATCATCGGACAGGTCGTCGTCGTGGGCGATCAGAAGCCGTTCATCTCGGCCCTGGTCACCCTGGACCCCGAGATGCTGCCGACCTGGCTGGAGAACAACGGCCGTCCGAAGGATCTGACCCTCGCCCAGGCGGCGCACGACCCCGCCGTCCGCGCCGAGGTGCAGCAGGCCATCGACAAGGCGAACGCCGGCGTCTCCCGCGCGGAGTCGATCCGCAAGTTCGTGATCCTGCCCACGGAGTGGACGGAGGCCAGCGGCCACCTCACGCCGAAGCTGTCGATCAAGCGCAACGTGATCCTCGCGGACTTCGCCGACGACGTCGAGCAGCTGTACCGGGCGCCCGAGGAGACGACGCAGAACGTTCCGCTCCCCTGA
- the def gene encoding peptide deformylase: MTVRAIRLFGDPVLKSRASEIVDIDEGVQALVRDLVETVELPGRAGVAAPQIGVGLRAFSYNVDGEIGYILNPVLVEVSGEPQLTGEGCLSVPGLWHDVRRYPHAKVAGIDLDGNELVLEGDGLMAQALQHETDHLDGMLYLDRLDKERRRVALREVRESDWF; this comes from the coding sequence ATGACGGTGCGCGCCATCCGGCTCTTCGGGGACCCCGTGCTCAAGAGCCGCGCCAGTGAGATCGTCGACATCGATGAGGGCGTGCAGGCGCTCGTGCGCGATCTGGTCGAGACCGTCGAGCTGCCGGGCCGAGCCGGGGTGGCCGCGCCGCAGATCGGTGTGGGCCTGCGCGCGTTCAGCTACAACGTCGACGGAGAGATCGGTTACATCCTGAACCCGGTGCTGGTCGAGGTCTCGGGGGAGCCGCAGCTGACGGGCGAGGGATGCCTGTCGGTGCCGGGTCTCTGGCACGACGTCCGGCGGTATCCGCACGCGAAGGTCGCCGGGATCGATCTCGACGGCAACGAGCTCGTGCTGGAGGGCGACGGTCTCATGGCGCAGGCGCTGCAGCATGAGACGGACCACCTCGACGGGATGCTGTACCTCGACCGGCTGGACAAGGAGCGCCGGCGGGTGGCCTTGCGCGAGGTTCGCGAGAGCGACTGGTTCTGA
- a CDS encoding AAA family ATPase translates to MPDRDDQMTGHDDDILDQPVRVDAAGIDILGTQTAQVAVTLPVADDDDGLDDDVVADETVPVAEPVVIATLEDTGEFAPVRTSDLDVHDAEIEPPATEEAPAAVVRAPEPVTSTPTTRVRVPVATNEPVAPSTPSTPAVPTRSEPTPVAPVDATPAPVTLAARRVDQEESKRESADLLTADRLLETDRLPRREPEGAWPNLVYTLSGGRVRLGDSRRSRERRALDERIAAPLDGGARFVAVLSRKGGVGKTTVTALLGMALADARDDRVIALDANPDRGTLAERVGRPSGKTVRDLASQAAPIHGFNEISAIVARDDTRLDVLASDTDPHVSEAFDDADYREVAALAAHYYSIVLTDTGTGIVHSVMDATLEAADALVIVSGLSVDEARLASETLTWLETNGYTALARSAVVVLNASRPGAPLVRLDELEEHFRSRVRQVVRVPYDARIATGSAISFRDLQPATRAAARQLAAVAVEGLRVAAAS, encoded by the coding sequence ATGCCTGATCGTGACGATCAGATGACCGGCCACGACGACGACATCCTGGACCAACCGGTCCGCGTCGACGCTGCCGGCATCGACATTCTCGGAACCCAGACCGCGCAGGTCGCGGTGACCCTGCCGGTCGCCGATGACGATGACGGACTCGACGACGACGTCGTCGCCGACGAGACGGTCCCCGTGGCCGAGCCCGTCGTCATCGCAACCCTGGAGGACACGGGCGAGTTCGCGCCCGTGCGCACCTCCGACCTTGACGTCCACGACGCGGAGATCGAGCCTCCCGCGACGGAGGAAGCCCCCGCTGCGGTCGTGCGCGCGCCCGAGCCCGTGACGTCGACCCCGACCACGCGGGTGCGTGTTCCCGTCGCGACGAACGAGCCCGTGGCGCCGTCGACGCCCTCGACGCCCGCGGTCCCGACGCGATCCGAGCCGACACCCGTCGCACCCGTTGATGCCACGCCCGCTCCCGTCACCCTTGCTGCGCGCCGGGTCGACCAGGAGGAGTCCAAGCGCGAGAGCGCTGACCTGCTGACGGCCGACCGGCTGCTGGAGACCGACCGGCTACCCAGGCGCGAGCCCGAGGGGGCGTGGCCGAACCTGGTCTACACCCTCAGCGGCGGCCGCGTGCGCCTGGGCGACAGCCGCCGCTCCCGCGAGCGGCGTGCGCTCGATGAGCGGATCGCCGCGCCCCTCGACGGCGGCGCACGCTTCGTGGCGGTCCTTTCTCGCAAGGGCGGCGTGGGCAAGACGACGGTGACCGCGCTGCTCGGGATGGCGCTCGCGGATGCCCGCGACGACCGGGTCATCGCGCTGGATGCGAACCCCGACCGCGGCACGCTCGCCGAGCGCGTGGGTCGCCCGAGCGGCAAGACCGTGCGCGATCTCGCCAGCCAGGCGGCACCGATCCACGGCTTCAACGAGATCTCGGCGATCGTCGCCCGCGACGACACGCGCCTGGACGTGCTCGCCTCCGACACCGATCCACACGTGTCCGAGGCGTTCGACGACGCGGACTATCGCGAGGTCGCCGCTCTGGCCGCGCATTACTACTCGATCGTGTTGACCGACACCGGCACCGGCATCGTGCACTCGGTGATGGATGCGACGCTGGAAGCCGCCGATGCACTCGTCATCGTCTCCGGACTCAGCGTCGACGAGGCCAGGCTGGCCTCCGAGACGCTCACGTGGCTGGAGACGAACGGCTACACGGCATTGGCGCGCTCCGCGGTCGTCGTACTGAACGCGTCGCGCCCGGGTGCGCCGCTGGTGCGCCTGGACGAGCTGGAGGAGCACTTCCGCTCGCGGGTGCGGCAGGTCGTGCGCGTGCCCTACGACGCGCGCATCGCCACGGGGAGCGCGATCTCCTTCCGTGATCTTCAGCCTGCGACACGTGCCGCGGCGCGCCAGCTCGCCGCCGTCGCGGTCGAGGGACTGCGCGTGGCGGCCGCGTCATGA
- a CDS encoding pyruvate carboxylase, producing MFRKILVANRGEIAIRAFRAAFEVGARTVAIYPYEDRFSLHRLKADEAYQIGTKGAPVRAYLDVEEIIRVAVESGADAIYPGYGFLSENPELAARAAEEGIAFIGPPARVLAMAGNKVTAKQHARDAGVPVLRSSEASDDVDALLAAAEEIGFPLFAKAVAGGGGRGMRRVETAGELGPALAEAMREAQSAFGDPRMFLEQAVQRPRHIEVQVLADGTGETVHLYERDCSVQRRHQKVIEIAPAPNLDDGVRADLHRYAVAFARSIGYENAGTVEFLLETTGPRAGEVVFIEMNPRIQVEHTVTEEVTDVDLVQAQMRIAAGATLTELGLTQPEIPLRGAALQCRLTTEDPTQGFRPDTGKITTYRSPGGAGIRLDGGTTAAGSQISPHFDSMLAKLTCRGRDFPAAVARARRALAEFRIRGVSTNIPFLQAVLDDPAFAAGDISTSFIDERPELLRGRESKDRGSKILNWLVDVTVNQPHGTRPVTASPTAKLPHLDLRAPAPAGSRQRLQELGPARFAADLRAQTRLAVTDTTFRDAHQSLLATRVRTKDLATVAPYVARSTPQLLSVEAWGGATYDVALRFLGEDPWERLDALRQGLPNIAIQMLLRGRNTVGYTPYPTAVTDAFVAEAAASGVDIFRIFDALNDVAQMRPAIDAVLATGTAVAEAALCYTGDMLDPDEDLYTLDYYLRLADEMVAAGAHVIGIKDMAGLLRPAAGARLVSALRERFDVPVHVHTHDTAGGQLATLLAVSAAGADAVDAAAAPMSGTTSQPSLSALVAALAHTERDTGIPLGAVADLEPYWEAVRHLYHPFESGLPGPTGRVYRHEIPGGQLSNLRQQAIALGLAEDFELIEDMYAAANDILGRVPKVTPSSKVVGDLALHLAAVRADPADFAENPQNYDIPDSVVSFMAGQLGDLPGGWPEPFRTKVLAGRTVADTAGALDETDAAALVEPGTARRTTLNRLLFPGPTRTFHEARDTYGDLAVLDTADYLYGLTPGGEHVVEIERGVQLWVGLEAIGEPDDKGMRTVMTTLNGQLRPVFVRDRSIVVEAAPAEKADTSKAGQIAAPFSGVVTLKVAPGARVRAGEAVASIEAMKMEAAITSPIEGVVERLAIGSTQQVDAGDLLVVVKGAH from the coding sequence ATGTTCCGAAAGATCCTGGTCGCCAACCGCGGCGAGATCGCGATCCGCGCCTTTCGCGCGGCGTTCGAAGTCGGGGCCCGCACGGTCGCCATCTATCCCTACGAGGACAGGTTCTCCCTGCACCGGCTGAAGGCGGACGAGGCCTACCAGATCGGCACCAAGGGCGCCCCGGTGCGGGCGTACCTCGACGTCGAGGAGATCATCCGCGTGGCCGTCGAGTCCGGTGCGGACGCCATCTACCCCGGCTACGGCTTCCTCTCCGAGAACCCGGAGCTCGCCGCGCGCGCGGCCGAGGAAGGGATCGCCTTCATCGGTCCGCCGGCTCGCGTGCTCGCGATGGCGGGCAACAAGGTGACCGCCAAGCAGCACGCGCGGGATGCGGGGGTGCCGGTGCTCCGATCGAGCGAGGCGTCAGACGACGTCGACGCGCTTCTCGCGGCGGCCGAGGAGATCGGATTCCCGCTGTTCGCGAAGGCCGTCGCCGGCGGCGGCGGGCGCGGCATGCGGCGCGTCGAGACCGCCGGCGAGCTCGGCCCCGCACTTGCCGAGGCGATGCGGGAGGCGCAGAGCGCGTTCGGCGACCCGCGGATGTTCCTCGAGCAGGCCGTCCAGCGCCCACGGCACATCGAAGTGCAGGTGCTCGCCGACGGTACGGGGGAGACCGTCCATCTCTACGAGCGGGACTGCTCCGTGCAACGCCGCCACCAGAAGGTGATCGAGATCGCGCCGGCGCCCAACCTCGACGACGGCGTGCGCGCCGACCTGCACCGCTACGCCGTCGCCTTCGCCCGATCGATCGGCTACGAGAACGCCGGCACCGTGGAGTTCCTCCTCGAGACGACCGGCCCTCGCGCGGGCGAGGTCGTCTTCATCGAGATGAACCCCCGCATCCAGGTGGAGCACACCGTGACCGAGGAGGTCACGGACGTCGACCTCGTGCAGGCGCAGATGCGGATCGCCGCGGGAGCCACGCTGACCGAGCTGGGCCTCACGCAGCCCGAGATCCCGCTGCGCGGCGCGGCTCTGCAGTGCCGGTTGACGACCGAGGACCCGACGCAGGGGTTCCGGCCCGACACGGGCAAGATCACGACGTACCGCTCGCCGGGCGGCGCCGGCATCCGGCTGGACGGTGGCACCACGGCGGCGGGCTCGCAGATCAGTCCGCATTTCGACTCGATGCTGGCCAAGCTGACGTGCCGCGGTCGCGACTTCCCGGCGGCCGTGGCCAGGGCGCGCCGCGCGCTGGCGGAGTTCCGCATCCGCGGCGTCTCCACCAACATCCCCTTCCTGCAGGCGGTGCTGGACGACCCGGCGTTCGCCGCCGGGGATATCAGCACGTCCTTCATCGACGAGCGCCCGGAACTGCTGCGCGGACGGGAATCGAAGGACCGCGGCTCGAAGATCCTGAACTGGCTCGTCGACGTCACGGTCAATCAGCCGCACGGGACGAGGCCGGTGACGGCGTCGCCGACGGCGAAGCTCCCGCACCTCGACCTGCGCGCCCCCGCGCCGGCCGGGTCCCGCCAGCGCCTGCAGGAGCTGGGGCCGGCACGCTTCGCCGCCGACCTGCGCGCTCAGACGCGGCTCGCGGTCACCGACACGACCTTCCGCGACGCGCACCAGTCGCTGCTGGCCACGCGGGTGCGCACCAAGGATCTCGCCACCGTCGCTCCCTATGTCGCCCGGTCGACCCCGCAGCTGCTCTCCGTGGAAGCCTGGGGCGGCGCCACCTACGACGTCGCGCTGCGCTTCCTCGGCGAGGACCCGTGGGAGCGCCTCGATGCGCTGCGGCAGGGCCTGCCCAACATCGCGATCCAGATGCTGCTGCGCGGGCGCAACACCGTCGGCTACACGCCGTATCCGACGGCGGTGACCGACGCCTTCGTCGCGGAGGCAGCTGCATCCGGGGTCGACATCTTCCGCATCTTCGACGCCCTCAACGACGTGGCGCAGATGCGTCCGGCGATCGACGCCGTCCTCGCCACCGGCACCGCGGTCGCCGAGGCGGCGCTCTGCTACACGGGCGACATGCTCGATCCGGACGAGGACCTCTACACGCTCGACTACTACCTGCGCCTGGCGGACGAGATGGTCGCCGCCGGAGCGCACGTCATCGGCATCAAGGACATGGCGGGCCTGCTGCGCCCCGCCGCCGGGGCGCGTCTGGTCAGCGCACTCCGCGAGCGCTTCGACGTCCCCGTCCACGTGCACACCCATGACACGGCGGGCGGCCAGCTGGCGACGCTTCTGGCCGTCAGTGCGGCAGGGGCCGATGCGGTGGACGCCGCCGCCGCGCCGATGTCGGGAACCACCAGCCAGCCGTCGCTCTCGGCTCTGGTCGCCGCCCTCGCCCACACCGAGCGCGACACCGGCATCCCGCTCGGCGCGGTCGCCGATCTCGAGCCCTACTGGGAGGCGGTGCGCCACCTCTACCACCCGTTCGAATCCGGACTGCCCGGCCCCACGGGGCGTGTGTATCGGCACGAGATCCCCGGCGGTCAGCTCTCGAATCTGCGTCAGCAGGCCATCGCCCTCGGCCTCGCAGAGGACTTCGAGCTGATCGAGGACATGTACGCGGCGGCAAACGACATCCTGGGGCGCGTCCCGAAGGTGACGCCGTCATCGAAGGTGGTCGGCGACCTCGCTCTGCACCTGGCCGCGGTCCGCGCCGACCCCGCCGACTTCGCGGAGAACCCGCAGAACTACGACATCCCCGACTCGGTGGTGTCGTTCATGGCGGGTCAGCTGGGCGATCTGCCGGGCGGATGGCCCGAGCCGTTCCGCACGAAAGTGCTCGCCGGCCGCACGGTCGCCGACACCGCGGGCGCCCTCGACGAGACGGATGCGGCGGCGCTGGTCGAGCCCGGCACGGCACGGCGCACGACCCTCAACCGGCTGCTGTTCCCCGGCCCCACCCGCACCTTCCACGAGGCGCGCGACACCTACGGCGATCTGGCTGTGCTCGACACGGCGGACTACCTGTATGGGCTGACCCCCGGCGGTGAGCACGTCGTGGAGATCGAACGGGGCGTGCAGCTGTGGGTCGGCCTCGAGGCCATCGGCGAACCCGATGACAAGGGCATGCGCACCGTCATGACGACGCTCAACGGTCAGCTGCGACCGGTCTTCGTGCGGGATCGTTCCATCGTGGTCGAGGCTGCGCCCGCGGAGAAGGCCGACACCTCCAAGGCCGGTCAGATCGCCGCGCCGTTCTCCGGCGTGGTCACGCTCAAGGTGGCTCCGGGGGCGCGGGTGCGGGCGGGTGAGGCGGTCGCGTCGATCGAGGCCATGAAGATGGAGGCGGCCATCACGAGCCCCATCGAGGGCGTCGTCGAGAGGCTCGCGATCGGGTCGACCCAGCAAGTCGACGCGGGCGACCTTTTGGTCGTGGTCAAAGGCGCGCATTAG
- a CDS encoding ParA family protein, with protein sequence MHVLSVSSLKGGVGKTTVTLGLASAAFARGVRTLVVDLDPQSDVSTGMDIQVAGRLNVADVLANPKDKVVKQAITSSGWTKVHPGTIDVMIGSPSAINFDGPHPSVRDVWKLEEALATVEADYDLVLIDCAPSLNALTRTAWAASDRVVVITEPGLFSVAAADRALRAIEEIRRGLSPRLQPLGIVVNRVRPQSIEHQFRIKELRDMFGPLVLSPQLPERTSLQQAQGAAKPLHIWPGDSAQELAADFDALLDRIMRTGRIATPEDTPAQ encoded by the coding sequence GTGCACGTCCTTTCCGTCAGTTCCCTCAAAGGCGGCGTCGGCAAGACGACCGTGACACTCGGTCTCGCCTCGGCGGCCTTCGCGCGCGGCGTGCGGACCCTCGTCGTGGACCTCGACCCACAATCCGATGTCTCCACGGGCATGGACATCCAGGTCGCCGGCCGCCTCAACGTGGCCGACGTCCTCGCCAACCCCAAGGACAAGGTCGTCAAGCAGGCGATCACCTCCAGCGGCTGGACGAAGGTGCACCCGGGCACGATCGACGTCATGATCGGCAGCCCTTCCGCCATCAACTTCGACGGACCGCATCCCAGCGTGCGCGACGTGTGGAAGCTCGAGGAGGCCCTCGCCACGGTCGAGGCCGACTACGACCTCGTCCTCATCGACTGCGCGCCTTCCTTGAACGCGCTCACGCGCACCGCCTGGGCGGCGAGCGACCGCGTCGTCGTGATCACGGAGCCGGGTCTGTTCTCGGTCGCCGCCGCCGACCGCGCCCTCCGCGCGATCGAGGAGATCCGCCGCGGTCTGTCCCCGCGACTCCAGCCCCTGGGCATCGTCGTGAACCGCGTTCGGCCCCAGTCGATCGAGCACCAGTTCCGCATCAAGGAGCTACGCGACATGTTCGGTCCGCTCGTGCTCTCGCCCCAGCTGCCCGAGCGCACGTCGCTGCAGCAGGCGCAGGGTGCGGCGAAGCCCCTGCACATCTGGCCCGGAGATTCCGCTCAGGAGCTCGCGGCCGACTTCGACGCACTGCTGGACCGGATCATGCGCACGGGGCGTATCGCGACTCCCGAGGACACGCCCGCGCAGTGA
- a CDS encoding MerR family transcriptional regulator, translating into MTAGEPLGEIPLAADLLFTDGLPQMDDEVGYRGAVAARAAGITYRQLDYWARTELVEPTVRGASGSGSQRLYGFRDILVLKLVKRLLDTGISLQQIRTAVEQLRVAGIRDLTGTTLMSDGASVYLCTSNDEVIDLVSRGQGVFGIAVGKVLREVESTLVSFDPQVPDPSDELAARRTRRSA; encoded by the coding sequence ATGACCGCTGGCGAACCGCTCGGCGAGATCCCCCTCGCTGCCGACCTCCTCTTCACCGACGGTCTGCCCCAGATGGACGACGAGGTCGGATATCGCGGCGCCGTCGCCGCGCGCGCGGCAGGCATCACCTACCGCCAGCTCGACTACTGGGCACGCACCGAGCTCGTCGAGCCCACGGTCCGCGGTGCGTCGGGGTCAGGATCGCAGCGCCTGTACGGCTTCCGCGACATCCTGGTGCTCAAGCTCGTCAAGCGACTCCTCGACACCGGCATCTCGCTGCAGCAGATCCGCACCGCGGTCGAGCAGTTGCGCGTGGCGGGCATCCGCGACCTCACCGGCACCACCCTCATGAGCGACGGGGCGTCGGTGTACCTCTGCACCTCGAACGACGAGGTCATCGACCTCGTCAGCCGCGGCCAGGGCGTCTTCGGGATCGCGGTCGGCAAGGTCCTGCGCGAGGTCGAGTCCACGCTCGTCTCGTTCGATCCGCAGGTGCCGGACCCCTCCGACGAGCTCGCAGCTCGCCGGACACGCCGCTCGGCCTGA